aggcatgggtgaaattgcagcttgccctccaccTCCTATTGCAGGAgatccttcagctctgccatctcccaTGTCCTCTTCCTCtgccagtcagtaactcttcttgcctgttcactcgatgccagcccctgtatgccagctctTGTACCATAtttctgtacttttcaaggtactgtactgtaagattaaaaatgttttctttattttttgtgtttgttttttatgtattatttgtgtgaaaagtattataaacttattacagtacagtactatatagctgattgtgttagttgggtatctAGGCTACCTTTGTTGGACttaagaacaaattggacttacgagcacgctctcggaacggaactcattcgtatgtaagggacttactgtatattctTGGGAAAGGCAGTGTGACAAAAGAGGGATGATGTCAAAGTTCTTCAGGAGGAAGGCTAGGGAGTGTTTAGCAAGAGAAGCTGGAAACAAAGCACCACTAGCTCTTAAACCTGTGAAGGATTAGTCACCTTTCCTGAGCCCCAAACAGAAGCACAACACTCCAGCAAACCGGTGGGCTCAATaaccagagagagacagaagggcGACCTTGTTGGCAGGTGGtgtgaaggaaagaaagcattctTGTCCTGCATCCAACTCTACTCTCCTTCCTCCATTTTTAGGAACTAACCTACACACCAGATGGTTATTGTATTACATCTTTTGTCTCAGATCTTTACTACCTATAACTGGAGTTATTGCCTGCTTCATTTTGCCCCTGTGATTCTATTTGCCTGGTCATCATGTCATTGGGGTTCTCCTCAAGCATGGGGAACTGGTAGAGCAGGAATATCTTGTTTTAAGAATGTCTCTGCTTGGAATAAAAAGTCCGGCAATAACAGAAGTCCCCCATGCTCATAGTTTTtggcattttaaattaattaaggtATATTTGGGGTGTTATCAAAACCTCTGAAACTATTCAAAGTACCATGTTTTGCTAAGAAAAAGTTAACAAACTTGCCGGAGAGTTTCTTGTTTTGTTGAGAGTAATTCATCTTGTCTTCAAGAGGAAATTGGAAAGGCAATTGAAATATCTGAAATGAGAGCACTTCTTATTGTTTGCTAGCTTCAGAGTCTACTTTGCAAACATCTGTGAGGGGCTTTGTGAAGGGAGACTTGCTTGTGGAATCCAAGATTTCTAGCCAGACCATTGTTTCCATCAACTGAAGAATGCTGGCTCTCTTGGCTTATTTTTCAGAAGACATGGAAAATGGCCTCCCAGGATGTTTagtgttatttagaaatgtaccACCTGCAGGTGCTTTATTTTGGGGTTGATGGGGGAATTACTGATGCATGGCGAGGAGTTCCTGATGCCTGACCAAGGCCATCCTGTTATGTTGCTAGAGGGCAGGGGACGATTGAGGACTGCTCATGCCTTTAGTGTCCTCTACTGTTGAGGGATTGCAAATTCTTGCCCCTTTTTCCCTCTTTAGAGACTCTTCTGAGCTCCCCTATTTCCCCTACATCCAGGATGAGAAGCCCCCTGATACAGAACCGTGTCTTCTGGGGGCTCTCAAACTTAAATGAACTCTGATCCATccagcaagtatttactgagcatcatGCTAAGAcgtaggagaagagagaggaagacatAATTTTCACTTCCAGGCAGCTTGTAATTAAGCTGAAGGGACAAGACTTACTGATGCATTAAGCAGTTAGATTAAGCAATGTAAAGCAGGGTATGAGTCAACATTCTACTGAGGTATGAGCAGTGAGGTCTAGAAAGGTCCTGCACATAACTCTGCAGTTCTTGTCGCTGCCTTTGCCTCTCCTTAATGGTGTATGTCATTTGAATTTAGAAAAGTTTGGTGACAAGGTCATGTATATTGATGGTAAAAGTAATGACCATGAAGGAGTATAAACCTGAAAGTACTCACCCTGTTTGAATGGGTGACCTGAGCATACACAGTGTTCCCTGGAGAGAAGGAAGCATACTCTAAGTTCCTCACAGTCTCTGCTGTTAACACAGGAAGGCACAGTCAGTAGCTGAAGGATTCTGGTTTGCTCTCCCAGGACCTTGTCTACCCCAGGCCATTCTCTGACCCCAGAGAGGCAGTTGTTCAAAGCATGGCCCTTCCTTAGGGTTCATTCATTTTTGACAGTCTTTGGAGTTCTGGGTTGAACCAGAACATTCTCAGCCATGTGATCTatttctgacctcatctcctcagGGGCACATGGTCTTGAGCTATCCTAAAGCCTCAGAGTCTCCCTCTGGCTTCACAGGAAGGGAAGCTTCTGGGACCAAATAGCACTGCCTACACAGGAGCTAGAGAACCTCACTGGTGAGCATAATGGAGCCAGATTATTTCACATATATAATACTATTAAACTTTTCAGAGCTCCTTAGAGTGGTTTTGATTATACTAGAGATGAGGAACTGGAGGCTCAGAAAGTTTTACAGACTTGGTGCAAACTCACACAGGAAGTGATCAGACAAGAATTTGAATGCATGCCTTCTGACTCCAAACCTCATGCCGGGTCCTCCACGCATGAAGTCATGTATCTCTCACCCATGAAATGAGACTCAGTGCCAATCTGAGTCTAGAGCCTGTGTTTCTGTGTCTATATCATACTTTCTTTTTTGACTGTGTCCACTCAATGCCCAAACCCGGCTGAAGAGAGTGATGGGGTCAGGCAGTTTGTCTTTGGGCATTTGATGCTGTAATTCTGTCTTTACCCTGCACCTCCTGTTGATAATGGACAAGTCATGAGTCCTTTCACTGGCGCTTAATCTCTCCATTGGCAGAGTGGGGAATGACCCTAATCCTACCCCAAGAAATTGCATGAGTGACCGGTTTGCATTCTTGTAAGGGACCCTGTAAGTCGCACAGGGTACAAACTTACACAGTTCCAAGTCTTATCCCCTTGCACCATCTGGTCCATCTGAGTAATGACATTCTGACTCCCTCCTCTCTCATTATCCAGCCCTCTGACCGCCCCCCTTTCCTTTTCCACTTGGTTCTTCCCATCTGTTTTATGATTGGGAGTTAAGAGTCTGGACGCTTACCAGGACACTGGGTTTGCTGAGTAGAGAATTGAAAgaaacctgaaaaataaaatcagggaaATTGAAATCTGTGACTATAGTGAGAGAAGCCTTCCACCCCCTACCCCTAGAGGTGTCTCTCTAGAGAGTGTGGTGGAAGGGGACCCGAAAGGGAAGGGCAGGCAGGCCCTGAGACTGGGTCCTGCATTTTCCAGTAAGACACTTTTCTAGGAGATTAGCACATGTGTATTCACAACCCAGGTGTTGTCCCAGTGGACCAGCTGAGCCAGGGTTTTCATCCTCCCTCCCTTTATCTATCTTCTACAAGACAGAGTCTTGTGGAGGTCCCAAACGCTAAGTCTCTGGAACCTTGGAGAAGAGACAGTAAGTAGGAAGAAAGGAAAcctatttttttcctgcaaacaaATAACGACACGATGATGACTACGACTATACATATTGAAGGAACTGCCACTACAATCCACATGGTATCCaggtgttcatttttttcattagtaacacctaaaaagaaaaaaaaagaagttgcacTTGAGACACATCGAGTGAGGCCCAGAGTGGTTTTTTAGAGCCTCTACTGCATCTCTTCTAGACCATCTTTGGGGGTTGGGTGGGTTCATCTATACCCAGAGGCTCTGGGGGTCTGAGCAGGCTTTCTTGGAGTGGGAGTCCATTTAGGCAGACAGGGCATGGTGGAGCCTGGTAGAGCCAGTGGGAGGAAGCAATCCTGACTTCCCAAGGACTTTGCTCTTGGGCTCTGAGTGGGCTGGAGAAAGGGttggtggagggggagggaggaaggagagacctCTGGGGGAGTGAGAGGCATGGAGCCCCTGGGGATGTCTGTCCCTTCCCAGTGTCACTTGGCTGTCTCCTACTGGGCCGCTGTTTTAGGAATCATAAAGAGCACGAGAGACACCCCACACCCCACAGCCACTCAAAGCTCTCAGAGAGACCTGAGACAGACTTACTTTTGCAAAGACTctggacagagacagagaaggatgaATTGCTGACAGGATTCTCAGCTACGCAGGTGTAGGTCTCTTCATCGAAACTCTTGGGGTCCCAGGAGATAGTGAGGTTTGCTTCACTTTGAAGTGTGTTTCCTGAGACCTGCCACCTGAATAAGATGTTATCATTTGGATTCTCCACAGAGCAGGTCAGGTGGATCTCACAGGTCCTATTTTTAGACCATTTGGTGTGAGGGACAACTTGTAAGTTCCTCAGTCGTCCTGTGTGCAGAGAAGAGGCCTGTATTAAGGACAAATGGCTTGGCTCAGCCCTCTGTGAAAAATATCTCTCACCTCGATGTTTCTGTATTCCATCTGGCACTGCTGTGTACTCTGTAAATAACTCTGCATGTACTGCCTAGTTGATGACATCAAGGTCTGGGGTGACCAAATTATAAGGGACATCAGTATGAGACAGAATAGGcagtgggagagagggaagggaaagactGGGGTTGTCGCCAACTAGTCGGGTGATTTTGAGCTGATCACTTTAACTTTTGGAGCTCCAGTTTATTCCTGGGGGTCCTTCTAGCCCTTGTTCACTGCCCCTCATGTAAAGATAATTTGGAGACTAAGCTAAGGGCCAGCCCTACCTTAACCAGGTCAGAAACCAGAAGACCAGGCACACTTCTCCATTGTCAGAATTCCCTAGATGGGATGGAAGATAAAAGCTTAACACTCTTGGAGAACGGTATTTCCCACAAATCTGTGGGAATATTGGTTCTCACTGGAGCTGATGCTGGCTCAAATGATGACAAAGAGACCTTGATGTAGAGTGTCACcaagtcagaaagggaaatgtTGAGAACTAAAGaattaggaaaggaagaagtgaagaaACAGAGAGCAAGCATGAAATTCTGGGGAAGAAAGAAGTGCAATATATTTGAGACTACATATGTTGCAGAAATATCTGAGAGCAGAGACCAGAAAATATTACCTAGTAAGGTGTCAGTGGCTGTGAGTCAATGGGAACATGAAAGCAGTACAGAAAAGCCGTCTGACCTAGACTCTGCCCAAGGGTTGAAATAAAGGTGACCCAATAGAAACAGAATGACTCCAACTGTCTGATTAGAAGAGATTAAGTAATGCTTTAAGCCTAGCTGAGTAGGAGTGGTGGAACAATACCTTGCTATAACAG
Above is a window of Balaenoptera acutorostrata chromosome 1, mBalAcu1.1, whole genome shotgun sequence DNA encoding:
- the SLAMF6 gene encoding SLAM family member 6 isoform X1, with the protein product MPRTLTALRSPAPFSTAKSMIWLFQFLTLVFCLGPGNTVSQTSSTPLIVNGVVGESVTLTLKSPMEEKIMSITWLHDGKSIIFIEPNEALNRVTDPKRKNRLKVTKSYSLQLSNLTMADTGPYSAQITTLTSSLFTSYDLRIFRRLRNLQVVPHTKWSKNRTCEIHLTCSVENPNDNILFRWQVSGNTLQSEANLTISWDPKSFDEETYTCVAENPVSNSSFSVSVQSLCKSVTNEKNEHLDTMWIVVAVPSICIVVVIIVSLFVCRKKIGFLSSYLLSLLQGSRDLAFGTSTRLCLVEDR